The genomic DNA GTGGGCCGTCACGGTCAGGTCGAAGACGGACTTGAGGTCGGGCTGGTCGAAGGCGGCGAAGACGCGCTGGACGTCGTCCATGAAGAGCTGGGTGTAGAGGTAGGTCTCGCCGTCGGTGGGGTCCGTGAAGCGGTGCATGCCCTCGCCGGTGCGGGAGTAGCGCATGCTCGCGTCGACGCGCAGTTCGTGCTCGCCGGCGGTGAGGCCGGGCAGCGGGAGCCGGTTCTCGACGAGGTGCTCGGGGTCGAGGGGGTGGCCGTCGAGGGTGACGGAGCGCAGCTCGGCGGGCTTGAGCTCGACGAAGGTGTCGGTGCCTGCTTCGTCCCCGCGCACGGTGAACCGGATGACGGTGCGGGAGTCGAAGGTGTCTTCGCCCGTCGTCAGGTCGAGCTCGATCGTGTAGCGGTGGACGTCGAGGAGCCTGGCACGGGTCTGCGCTTCGTCGCGCGTCAGTACGGACATGGTGGACATGCTGCCTGATGGCACTGACATGGCACAGAGGTGGCCCTGAACGCGGCTTATGTCCGGTCGGGTGTGGGCGCGGTGTTCTGGGCGTCCCGCTGGTAGGGCACGCGCGCGTCCGGATGGGGCAGGGCCGGGCGGGGGTCGGGCGGATCCTTGAGGAGGGCGCGGAGTTCGCGGACCTCCTGTTCGAGGGCCTGGTGGCGCTGGTGGGTGTCGTACAGGTAGCGGGCTTTGGTGCGCAGGATCCAGGGGTCGACGGGTTTCATGACGAGGTCGGCGACGCCCAGGGCGAAGGCGGCGGCGGTCAGTTCGGGGTCGGCGCCGAAGCCGGTGAGGAGGAGGACGGGGATGTGCTGGGTCTGTTCGAGGCGGCGCAGATAGCGGACCACGTCGAGGCCGCTGACGCCGGGCATGCGCACGTCGAGCAGG from Streptomyces sp. NBC_01478 includes the following:
- a CDS encoding response regulator: MPSDAKILIVDDHEDTLYALESALAPLGRPLARATSGDEALKQVLRGRVGLLLLDVRMPGVSGLDVVRYLRRLEQTQHIPVLLLTGFGADPELTAAAFALGVADLVMKPVDPWILRTKARYLYDTHQRHQALEQEVRELRALLKDPPDPRPALPHPDARVPYQRDAQNTAPTPDRT